In Lysobacter firmicutimachus, one genomic interval encodes:
- the asnB gene encoding asparagine synthase B — protein MCSILGLFDLRPGADLRPLRPLALSLSARQRHRGPDWSGVSVDPRAILVHERLAIVDPTGGSQPLRSDDGELALAVNGEIYNHRELEQQLRTAYAFQTKSDCEVINALYREGGEISEWVGRLNGIFAFALWDAARGRYVIARDPIGVCPLYWGHDADGRLWVASEMKALARLCDDVAPFPPGHYYDSEVGVAVKYYQRPWREYEAVRGVDVSLQELREAFERAVHRQMMSDVPYGVLLSGGLDSSLVAACAARFARRRIEEDDQAEAWWPRLHSFAIGLQGSPDLAAAEIAAQALGTVHHGFTYTFEEGLDALPDVIAHIETYDVTTIRASTPMFLLARRIKAMGVKMVLSGEGSDEIFGGYLYFHKAPNAREFHEELVRKLDALHSYDCLRANKSMMAWGVEPRVPFLDVEFLDVAMRMDAQAKMVDKAAGRIEKSILREAFEGYLPKEILWRQKEQFSDGVGYGWIDGLKAHAEAQVGDREFAAAAVRFPINTPQTKEAYYYRSIFERHFPGEACAQTVPGGKSIACSSPAAIAWDAAFANAADPSGRAVAGVHQAALV, from the coding sequence ATGTGCTCGATTCTCGGTCTGTTCGATCTGCGCCCCGGCGCCGACTTGCGTCCGTTGCGCCCGCTGGCCTTGTCGCTGTCGGCGCGCCAACGCCACCGCGGCCCGGACTGGTCCGGGGTCAGCGTCGATCCGCGCGCGATCCTGGTCCACGAGCGGCTGGCCATCGTCGACCCCACCGGCGGCTCGCAGCCGCTGCGCTCGGACGACGGCGAACTGGCGCTGGCGGTGAACGGCGAGATCTACAACCACCGCGAGCTGGAACAGCAACTGCGCACCGCGTACGCGTTCCAGACCAAGTCCGACTGCGAGGTCATCAACGCCCTGTACCGCGAAGGCGGCGAGATCAGCGAATGGGTGGGCCGGCTCAACGGCATCTTCGCCTTCGCCCTGTGGGATGCCGCGCGCGGTCGCTATGTGATCGCGCGCGATCCGATCGGCGTATGCCCGCTGTACTGGGGCCACGATGCCGATGGCCGGCTGTGGGTAGCCTCGGAGATGAAGGCGCTGGCGCGGTTGTGCGACGACGTCGCGCCGTTCCCGCCGGGCCATTACTACGACAGCGAGGTCGGAGTGGCGGTGAAGTATTACCAGCGGCCGTGGCGCGAATACGAGGCTGTGCGCGGGGTCGATGTGTCGCTGCAGGAACTGCGCGAGGCGTTCGAACGCGCGGTGCATCGGCAGATGATGAGCGACGTGCCCTACGGTGTGCTGCTCTCCGGCGGGCTGGATTCCTCGCTGGTCGCGGCCTGCGCGGCGCGCTTCGCCCGGCGCCGGATCGAGGAGGACGACCAAGCCGAGGCCTGGTGGCCGCGGCTGCATTCCTTCGCCATCGGCCTGCAGGGCTCGCCCGACCTGGCCGCGGCGGAGATCGCGGCCCAGGCGCTGGGCACGGTCCATCACGGTTTCACCTACACCTTCGAGGAGGGCCTGGACGCGCTGCCGGACGTGATCGCCCATATCGAGACTTACGACGTCACCACCATCCGCGCCTCCACGCCGATGTTCTTGCTGGCGCGGCGGATCAAGGCGATGGGGGTGAAGATGGTGCTGTCCGGCGAAGGCTCCGACGAGATCTTCGGCGGCTATCTGTATTTCCATAAAGCGCCGAACGCGCGCGAGTTCCATGAGGAGCTGGTGCGCAAGCTCGACGCGCTGCACAGCTACGACTGCCTGCGCGCCAACAAATCGATGATGGCCTGGGGCGTGGAGCCGCGGGTGCCGTTCCTGGACGTGGAATTCCTCGACGTGGCGATGCGCATGGACGCGCAGGCCAAGATGGTCGACAAGGCCGCCGGGCGGATCGAGAAGTCGATCCTGCGCGAGGCCTTCGAAGGCTACCTGCCCAAGGAAATCCTGTGGCGGCAGAAGGAACAGTTCAGCGACGGTGTCGGCTACGGCTGGATCGACGGTCTCAAGGCGCACGCCGAGGCCCAGGTCGGCGACCGCGAGTTCGCCGCGGCGGCGGTGCGTTTTCCGATCAACACGCCGCAGACCAAGGAAGCCTACTACTACCGCAGCATCTTCGAACGCCATTTCCCCGGAGAGGCCTGCGCGCAGACCGTGCCGGGCGGCAAGTCCATCGCCTGTTCGTCGCCGGCGGCGATCGCCTGGGATGCGGCCTTCGCCAATGCCGCCGACCCGTCCGGACGAGCGGTGGCGGGCGTGCACCAGGCCGCGTTGGTTTGA